A single genomic interval of Deltaproteobacteria bacterium harbors:
- a CDS encoding Spy/CpxP family protein refolding chaperone translates to MKTRNKVFIGSGIIFLVLVLAGFGLVSAYGPWSDPCGGFPPRFHGSGFHPGAHSRDMTDFILWRMDKKAKELNLSDTQKAKYEVIKGNLKTHFSETLGHRQKMKDQFQKEMSKEDPNVKLMVESLKTKINEMSGFLSKNLDLLVDFYDSLDNHQKQLVNEEIRERMKRHRS, encoded by the coding sequence ATGAAAACAAGAAACAAGGTCTTTATCGGGAGCGGTATTATCTTTTTGGTTTTGGTTCTTGCCGGATTCGGACTGGTATCGGCCTATGGGCCATGGAGTGATCCCTGCGGGGGCTTTCCTCCCCGGTTTCATGGCAGTGGCTTTCATCCCGGAGCGCACAGCCGGGATATGACCGATTTTATCCTTTGGCGGATGGATAAAAAGGCCAAGGAACTGAATCTCAGCGACACCCAGAAAGCGAAATACGAGGTCATCAAGGGAAATCTTAAAACCCATTTTTCCGAAACCCTGGGCCATCGTCAAAAGATGAAGGACCAGTTCCAAAAGGAGATGAGCAAAGAAGATCCCAATGTTAAATTGATGGTTGAATCCTTAAAGACAAAAATCAACGAAATGTCCGGTTTTCTGAGTAAGAATCTGGACCTGCTGGTGGATTTCTATGACTCACTGGATAACCATCAAAAGCAATTGGTCAACGAGGAAATCAGGGAAAGAATGAAACGCCACCGATCATGA
- a CDS encoding PAS domain S-box protein — MKEENLSVDAEQEAGQALEELRATLYSIGDGVIVTDAACRITRINPVAESLTGWSEVETFGKPLDDVFRIVNEKSRAEVKNPAERVLREGKTVGLANDTLLIARDGTERPIADCGAPIFDRQGTIIGVVLVFHDQTAERAAQRALKESEELHRITIENILDPVFITDSEGKFTFICPNIPHILGYSVEEIRALGNISACVGEGRSLFDLEDLNRRGEISNIEAVIANKNGAKRDYLVTVKRVSIKGGTILYVCRDITERKQAEEEHKAHVRFLENLERVDLAIKQEINVEKMLWNIVETVFSIFDCDRAWLFYPGDPEAPSFRVPVEISRPEYPGANVQDLDVPMTPDLAENLREVLESDDPVTYTAGTERPINQVTAEQFGVQSQMTVPLYPKLGKPWVFGMHQCSYPRLWSNEEKKLFKEISRRIADGLSSVLFLRELQENEERFRATFEQAAVGIAHVAPDGRWLRVNQKLCEIVGYSRQELLQKTFQDITYPEDLDADLENVRQVLAGEIPTYSMEKRYLRKDGSLVWINLTVSMVRNASGDPAYFISVIEGIGQRKKAEEEKEILQGQLLQAQKMESVGRLAGGVAHDFNNMLGVILGHAELALEQVDPAQPLHADLEEIRKAGQRAADLTRQLLAFARKQTVSPKVLDLNDMVAGMLSMLRRLIGEDIDLAWLPGIELWPVKMDPSQIDQILANLCVNARDACAGVGKVTIETKNMAFDEVYCTLHKDFIPGEYAELAVSDNGSGMGKEVLENLFEPFFTTKGMGKGTGLGLSTVYGIVKQNKGFINVSSDPGEGTTIRIYLPRFMGKNEGISTEDQSRKAAGGPETILLVEDEATMLDLTRTMLERLGYRVLTAGTPGEAIELAEEHAGEIDLVVTDVVMPEMTGSDLCKRLLSLYPDLKRLFMSGYTANVIAHYGILEEGVCFIQKPFSLMDLSFKVRETLGKKEGAEGTDNVQPTKENLIGRER, encoded by the coding sequence ATGAAAGAAGAGAACCTATCGGTTGATGCGGAGCAGGAGGCCGGCCAGGCACTGGAAGAACTCCGGGCGACACTCTACAGCATCGGTGACGGGGTTATTGTCACGGATGCTGCCTGCCGAATCACCCGGATAAATCCGGTTGCCGAAAGCCTCACCGGGTGGAGTGAAGTTGAGACCTTTGGAAAGCCATTGGATGACGTATTCCGCATAGTCAACGAAAAATCCAGGGCCGAGGTTAAAAATCCGGCTGAGCGTGTCCTGCGGGAGGGCAAAACAGTGGGGCTGGCCAACGACACCCTGCTTATCGCCCGAGACGGGACAGAGCGCCCCATTGCCGACTGCGGAGCGCCTATCTTCGACCGACAGGGGACGATCATCGGCGTGGTCCTGGTCTTTCACGACCAGACCGCCGAGCGCGCCGCCCAACGGGCGCTCAAGGAGAGTGAAGAACTGCACCGCATCACGATCGAAAATATCCTGGACCCGGTTTTTATTACCGATTCCGAGGGCAAGTTCACCTTTATCTGTCCCAATATTCCCCACATTCTTGGCTATTCCGTAGAGGAAATACGAGCCCTGGGCAACATATCTGCCTGTGTGGGCGAGGGCCGAAGTCTATTCGACCTTGAGGATCTGAACAGGCGGGGTGAAATCTCCAATATCGAAGCTGTGATCGCCAACAAAAACGGCGCTAAAAGAGATTATCTGGTCACCGTCAAACGGGTTTCGATTAAAGGCGGTACCATTCTCTATGTCTGTCGAGATATCACCGAGCGTAAGCAGGCCGAGGAGGAACACAAGGCACACGTTCGCTTTCTGGAAAACCTGGAGCGGGTTGATCTGGCCATCAAGCAGGAGATCAATGTTGAGAAGATGCTGTGGAATATAGTTGAGACGGTGTTTTCGATTTTCGACTGCGATCGGGCCTGGCTCTTTTATCCCGGCGACCCTGAAGCGCCGTCGTTTCGTGTACCCGTGGAAATCAGCCGGCCCGAATATCCGGGCGCCAATGTCCAGGACCTGGATGTGCCGATGACCCCCGACTTAGCCGAGAATTTGCGAGAGGTTCTGGAGTCAGATGACCCGGTGACTTACACCGCCGGGACGGAAAGACCCATTAACCAAGTGACTGCCGAACAATTCGGCGTTCAGTCCCAGATGACCGTTCCCCTTTATCCCAAGTTGGGTAAACCCTGGGTGTTCGGCATGCACCAGTGTTCCTATCCTCGCCTCTGGTCCAATGAAGAAAAAAAACTCTTTAAGGAGATCAGCCGCCGGATTGCCGATGGGCTCAGCAGCGTCCTCTTTCTTCGTGAACTCCAAGAAAATGAAGAACGATTCCGGGCCACTTTTGAACAGGCGGCCGTGGGCATCGCCCATGTTGCCCCGGACGGCCGATGGCTGCGGGTAAACCAGAAGCTGTGCGAGATTGTCGGGTATTCCAGACAGGAACTGCTCCAAAAGACGTTCCAGGACATCACCTATCCCGAGGACCTGGATGCCGACCTGGAAAACGTGCGCCAAGTACTGGCCGGAGAAATCCCAACCTATAGCATGGAAAAGAGATACCTGCGTAAAGACGGCTCCCTGGTCTGGATTAACCTGACCGTTTCAATGGTCCGTAACGCCTCCGGCGATCCCGCCTATTTCATCTCGGTCATCGAGGGCATTGGCCAGCGCAAGAAGGCTGAAGAGGAAAAGGAGATATTGCAGGGTCAGTTGCTTCAGGCCCAAAAGATGGAATCTGTGGGTCGGCTGGCTGGCGGTGTGGCCCACGACTTCAACAACATGCTGGGGGTCATTCTTGGCCATGCGGAACTGGCACTTGAGCAGGTGGACCCGGCCCAGCCGCTCCATGCCGATTTGGAGGAAATCCGGAAGGCCGGGCAACGGGCGGCCGACCTCACCCGGCAACTTCTGGCTTTTGCCCGAAAACAGACCGTATCACCCAAAGTCTTGGACCTGAACGACATGGTGGCCGGCATGCTCTCGATGCTTCGAAGACTTATCGGCGAAGATATCGATTTGGCCTGGTTGCCGGGTATCGAACTGTGGCCCGTCAAAATGGACCCGAGCCAAATCGACCAGATTTTGGCCAATCTGTGTGTCAACGCCCGTGATGCCTGCGCCGGGGTGGGCAAGGTCACCATTGAGACGAAAAATATGGCCTTTGATGAAGTCTATTGCACCCTCCACAAAGATTTTATCCCCGGCGAGTATGCCGAACTCGCCGTTAGCGACAATGGCTCCGGCATGGGCAAAGAGGTCCTTGAAAATCTCTTCGAACCCTTCTTTACCACCAAGGGGATGGGAAAAGGCACCGGGCTGGGGTTGTCCACCGTGTACGGCATCGTCAAGCAAAACAAGGGCTTCATCAACGTGTCCAGTGACCCGGGAGAAGGGACAACCATCCGGATCTATCTGCCACGCTTTATGGGGAAAAACGAAGGGATTTCGACGGAAGATCAATCCCGGAAGGCCGCAGGCGGCCCGGAGACCATTCTGCTGGTGGAGGACGAAGCGACAATGCTTGACCTGACCAGGACGATGCTGGAAAGACTTGGATATCGCGTGCTGACCGCCGGCACGCCGGGTGAGGCCATTGAATTGGCCGAAGAGCATGCCGGTGAGATCGATCTCGTGGTGACCGATGTGGTTATGCCCGAAATGACCGGAAGTGACCTTTGCAAGCGGCTGTTGTCGCTCTATCCGGACCTCAAGCGGCTGTTCATGTCCGGATACACGGCCAACGTAATCGCCCATTACGGAATCCTGGAAGAAGGCGTCTGTTTCATCCAGAAGCCCTTCTCTCTGATGGACCTGAGCTTCAAGGTTCGCGAGACACTGGGGAAAAAAGAAGGAGCGGAAGGGACAGACAACGTGCAGCCAACCAAAGAAAATTTAATAGGGAGGGAGCGATGA